A stretch of the Candidatus Neomarinimicrobiota bacterium genome encodes the following:
- a CDS encoding cytochrome c family protein — protein sequence MHSKLYIAILVGFISVGLSSAQPIEYVGSQKCKSCHKSEKKGAQYKLWEESKHAKAFDVLLSEAALKIAAERKLKLPPSESPECLECHTVGFGKGGYEVMDAAFWNAPKEDKKARKAIKRMEGLKNVGCEVCHGPGDAYKKKKVMQGIYSDSLKASDYSLVTIPSEETCLKCHNERSPSFKPFNYEERVKEIAHPFPKDM from the coding sequence ATGCATAGTAAACTATATATAGCGATTCTTGTGGGTTTCATTTCAGTTGGATTGTCCTCGGCTCAGCCAATAGAATATGTGGGTTCACAGAAATGTAAAAGTTGTCACAAAAGCGAAAAAAAGGGTGCACAGTATAAGCTTTGGGAAGAATCGAAGCACGCTAAAGCATTTGATGTACTTTTATCTGAAGCGGCTTTAAAAATTGCTGCTGAACGCAAACTAAAACTCCCACCTTCTGAGTCACCTGAGTGTCTGGAATGTCACACCGTTGGGTTTGGAAAAGGTGGTTATGAAGTCATGGATGCTGCCTTCTGGAACGCTCCTAAGGAGGATAAAAAGGCCAGAAAAGCAATCAAGCGCATGGAAGGTTTAAAAAATGTGGGATGCGAGGTTTGTCATGGTCCAGGGGATGCCTACAAAAAAAAGAAAGTCATGCAGGGCATCTATTCAGATTCGCTAAAAGCCAGTGACTACAGCCTGGTTACCATACCCTCAGAGGAAACCTGTCTGAAGTGTCACAATGAACGGAGTCCTTCTTTCAAACCTTTTAACTATGAAGAGCGTGTCAAGGAAATTGCTCATCCATTTCCAAAGGATATGTAA